CGAACACCAGCACCGAGAGCGCGACCGTGCGCAGCAGCCCGCCGACCTCGCCGAGGCGGATGGCCTGACCCTCCTTCACGACGCCCTTGCGCACGCGCGACGGATTGGAGTCGCTCGCCGCCATCAGGCGCTGGCGCAGCCCGAGTCGGCGCGCCACCGTCATGCCCAGCAGCGAGGCGAGCGTCAACACGCCGATGCCTCCGACCTCGACGCCGATCATCACGACCGCGTTGCCGAATGGGCTCCAGTGGGTGGCCATGTCGACGACCGACAGCCCCGTGACGCAGACGACGCTGACGGCCTGGAAGAAGGCGTCGACCAGCGGCGTCCCCTGTCCGTCCGCCGCAGCGAGCGGCGTCATGAACAGCAGCATGAAGGCGAGGTTCAGGCCCGCGAAGACGAAGATCGCGAAGCGCGCGGGATAGGCGCCGGTGAACGCCTCGATCCGATCGCGCAGACGCACGAGCGTCGACCTCGCGCTTGAGGTCCCAAGCTCTGCCACGTGCTGCGCCTCCGCAGATCTGAGCGCCGCATCTCGGCGCAGAACGGGCCCAGCGTAGCCCCTCGGGGTGGGGTGGTTTGTCGCGCCCGCGCCGCGCTGGCATGCTTTGCGCATGGCCGACATCTTCACCGTGATCGCGGACAGCACGCGACGGGACATCCTCAGCGTGCTCCTCGATCGCCGCGACTCGTCGGGAGAGGCGAGCGTCAGTCAGATCGTCGAGGCGCTCGGCGTGCCGCAGCCGACCGTGTCGAAGCACCTGCGCACGCTGCGCGACGCCGGCCTCGTGACCGTCCGCGAAGACGGCCAGCACCGCTTCTATGCCATCGTGCTCTCGCCCTTCGACGAGATCGACGACTGGCTGATGCCGTTCATCTTCGCCGACAGCGACCAGGAGGAGGCGAGCCTCGGCGCTGCCGCCTTCGCCGCGTGGGCGGGCGTCAATGTGCAGGCACCGCTGCGTGCCGCCGCCGATCAGGCGCGACAGGCCGCCGAGCAGGCACGCGTCGCCGCGGAGGCCGCGCTCGCGCGCGTCTCAGAGCGCGTCGAGCACCCCGCGCCCGTCGGCGCGTCGCTCGGACGCAAGGCAGCGGAAGGCGTCCACGACCTCCAGGACCGCGTCCAGGAGGCAAGGGACCGCATCCAGGACGTGCAGGATCGCCTGCATGATATGCAGTCGCGCGCCTCGCAGCGCCTGGATGGCGTGCGCGACAGGATCCGCAGCCGCGACGAGGTCGAGGCCGGCGATGACCGGCCAGCTCGAGAGGGCGACGACGCCAAGCTCGATTGAGCGCTGGAGCTGTGAGCGGAGACCATTGCTGGGCTCCGCTGCGACGCCAGCTCCTCGGCCCGTCTCGCGCTGGGGCATCCGCTGAACCGCCGAAATGCGGTGCCATGCCGGATTCCGGTACGATGTCCCGAGCGTTTTCCCTGCGCTGATGCCGATCGCCTCGAGGCGTTGGCGATCGCGCAGCGTCGACGAGCAATCTCCAACGGAAGTGAGGAACCTCAATGGGTTCTGTGGTCAAGAAACGCCGCAAGCGCATGTCGAAGAAGAAGCACCGCAAGCAGCTTCGTAAGACGCGCCACCAGCGCCGCAACAAGAAGTAGGCGGTTGCTTCAGAGGCCGGGCCCTGCATCTGCAGGTGCCCGGCCTCTGCGCGTGCCGCTCAGCCTGCTGTGGTGAGATCAGTGGGTGACGATCGAGCTCGCGACCCCTGACACCGAAGGGCTGCACGACGCGGTGCGACACCTTGCCAGCTGGCAGCGCAGCCGCGACCCGCTGCAGCTGCACCCCGGCGACATCGGCTGGTTCTGGCGCCTCGGTGCACAGCGAGCGGCCGATGCGGTGCGCACGTGGCGCCTGGATGGCGAGGTGGCCGCCGTCGGGCTGCTCGACGGTGCCGATCTGCTGCGCGTCACCACCGCGCCCGAGTTGCGACACGACGAGTCGCTCGCGGCCTCGATGATCGACGACCTGGTGCGTCCGGAGCGCGGTGTGCTGCCCGCTGGCCGCGTGAGCGTGGAGGCGCCGACGGGCGCACTGCTGGATGCGCGGCTGGCCGACGCGGGCTGGAGCAGCGGCGAGCCATGGACGCCGCTCGAGCGAGACCTGACGGATGCGGTGGAGGTCGACGAGAGCGAGCGCCCGCTGCGGATCGTGCAGGTCGACGGCTCCGACCCAGCGCTGGTCTCGGCGTGGGCCGCCGTGCAGCGCTCGGCCTTCGACACGGCGGCCGCCGTCGACGAGCGCTGGTACGCGATGGCGGCGGGCTCACCGTTCGAGCACGCTCGCTGCCTGCTCGGGTTCGACGGTGATGACGCTGCTGCAGGCATCATCGTCTGGTCGGCGGGAGAGGGGCGACCCGGACTCGTCGAGCCGATGGGCGTGCACCAGGAGCACCGCGGTCGCGGCCACGCGCGCGCCATCACGCAGGCCGCCGCGGCCGCGCTGCGCGAGCTGGGTGCCTCGAGCGCACAGGTGTGCACCGAGAGCGAGCGCCTCGGGGCTGTCGCCACCTATCGTTCAGCAGGCTTCGTGCCGATGCCGCAGCGGCTCGACCGCACGCGCGGCGCCTAGGCTGGCGCGATGGTCGAGATCACCCTCATCGCCAAGCCCGGCTGCCACCTCTGCGAGGAGGCACGGCCCATCGTCGAGCGTGTCGTCGCAGGCTTCGAGGGCGCGACGCTCACCGAGGTCTCGATCCTCGACGACCCCACGCTCGAGGCGCGATGGGCCGACGACATCCCGGTCGTGCTGATCGACGGGCGCCCGCACTCGTCGTGGCGCGTCGACCCCGCGAAGCTGGCCGACCGCATCCAGGCCCGCCTTACGGCGTGAGCCGCGCCGGCCCGCGGAACAGGAAGGTCGTCTCGCGGATCGAGCCGAGGCCAAGCATGAGCATGACGACGCGGGCCAGGCCCATGCCGAAGCCGCCGTGCGGGGGCACGCCGTAGCGGAAGAAGTCGAGGTACTCCTCGAGCTCCGCGGGGCTCATGCCCTTCTCGACGATCTGCGCCTCGAGCACATCGACGCGGTGCTCGCGCTGCGCGCCGGTGGAGATCTCGACACCGTTGTAGATGAGGTCGTAGGAGTTCGTGACCTCGGGGCGGCCCTCGGGGCGCAGGTGGTAGAACGGTCGCACGCTCGAGGGGAACTCCGTCACGAAGACGAAGTCGTGGCCCAGCTCGTCCTGCACGTGCTGCGAGATCTGGCGCTCTGCCTCGGGGTCGAGGTCGCCGTCGGTGCGCTCGATCGTGTGGCCGCGGGCCTCCACGATCGCCTTGACCTCGGCGTGCGTGATGCGCGGGAACGGCGTCGTCGGCACCTGCAGGTCGATGTCGAAGTGCTCCTTGAGCTCGGCGCCATGCTTCTCGACGACCGCCGTGACCGCCTTCGTCAGCAGCGTCTCGTGCAGTTGCATGACGTCCTCGTGCGAGTCGATCCAGGAGATCTCGCTGTCGACCGAGGTGAACTCGGTCGCGTGGCGGCTCGTGAAGGAGGGATCGGCGCGGAACGCCGGGGCGATCTCGAAGATCTTCCCGAAGCCGGCAGACTGCGCCATCTGCTTGAACAGCTGCGGGGACTGCGCGAGGTAGGCAGTGGTCTCGAAGTAGGGCACCTCGAAGAGCTCGGCGCGCGACTCGGAGGCCGTGGCCATGAGCTTCGGCGTGTGCAGCTCGATGAAGCCCTCGTCGACCCAGTGCTGGCGCATCGCGTGCTCGATGGTGGTCTGCACGCGGAAGATCAGCTGCGCCTCCGGGCGGCGCAGGTCGAGGAAGCGCCAGTCGAGGCGCTTGTCGATCGACGAGTCATCGGCGATGGGGGAGTCCAGGGCCGCCGACTCGACCGTGAGCGAGTGCACCTTCACCTCGAGGCCGCCGAGCTTGACGCGCTCGTCGGCCTTGAGGTCGCCCTCGACGGTGATGAACGAGCCGTGCATGAGCGCGGAGACCTTCGCGGCCGTCTCCGCCGTCTCCTCGTTCACGGGGTTCACGAGCTGGGCCGAGCCCGACTCGTCGCGCAGGATCACGAACTGCACGCGCTTCTGGTCGCGCACCGTCTCCACCCATCCCGCCACCTTCACGGGGCCGTCGGGGAGCGATGCGAGGTCCTTGATGAGAGTCCGCTGAGTCACGGGCTCGATCCTACCGATGCGCTGGCACGCCCCAGCGCGCCAGCCCGATCCAGCCGACGACGAGCGCGACGGCCGAGGCCGTCAGCGCGACCCAGCCCGCCCACGCGGGCACCCCATCCGCAGTCTCCGATGCCACGAGCAGCCACAGGCCCGCCGCGGCGAGCACCGCGACCGCCCCGGCGACCGGCAGCCCGTGCCGCACGTGGGCGATCGAGCCGGCCCACACCCACAGCATCGTGGCGGCGAGCACGACGACGAGCGCGACGAGCAGCGGCACGAGGAGGGGCATGTGCTCCATTCTGTCGCGCCGCTGCCCATAGGTTCCGCCGGTACGATCGGACCCATGCCCGCCCGTCGCCTCCATCTCGTGCGCCACGGCGAGGTGCACAACCCGGAGGGCGTGCTCTACGGGCGGCTGCCGGGCTACACCCTCTCCCAGCGCGGCCACCGCATGGCGCAGCTCGCCGTCGAGCAGCTCTCCAGCGGCGAGACGGCCCGACCGGTGGTGCGGCTCGCGGCCAGCCCGCTCGAGCGTGCGCAGCAGTCGGCGCAGCCGTGGTCGGATGCCTTCGGCCTCGAGATCCGCACCGAGCACCGCATCATCGAGCCGACGAACCGGTTCGAGGGCAAGACCTTCGAGGCGAGCGGCGCGCTCACGCATCCCTCGTCGTGGCCGCTGCTGCGCAATCCCTTCCGCCCGTCGTGGGGCGAGCCGTACAAGGCGATCGCCCAGCGGATGCGCGCGGCGATGGAGGATGCCTGGGACGAGCTCGAGGAATCCGGCGACGACGGCGACATCGTGATGGTCAGCCACCAGTCGCCGATCTGGATGGCGCACCTCGACATCGCGGGCAGGCACCTCTGGCACGACCCGCGCTCGCGCCGTTGCCAGCTCTCATCGATCACGAGCTTCGCGCGCATGGACGGCCGCTTCGCCGAGGTCGACTACGTCGAGCCGGCCGCCGCGGTCGACGCGATCGACACGGGGGCGGTGTGATGCGGCGTCGGATGCGCGTGGCCGGCATCGCGCTCGCTGCGCTCGCGCTCGCGGGCTGTGCTTCGGCCGACGGCGTGGCGGGCCAGGTCGGCGACGCCGGGTACATCGCCGGCGACGGCTTCGTCACGGAGTTCGCGCCCGAGGATCGCACGGCGCCGGAGCCGTTCTCGGGCCCGCTCGCGGAGGGCGGCGAGTTCGACTCGGCCGAGCTCGACGGCGTCTCGCTCGTCAACTTCTGGTACGCCGCCTGCCCGCCGTGCAGGGTCGAGGCACCGGTGCTCGCCGAGCTGCACGCTGAGCTCGGCGACGAGGTCGACTTCATCGGTGTGAACGTGCGCGACGGCGCCGCGCAGGCCGCGACCTTCGAGGAGCAGTTCGGCATCGAGTACCCCTCGGTGCTCGACGACGAATCCGCCGAGGCGCAGCTCGCGTTCACCGGCATCGTCGCCCCGAACGCCGTGCCCTCGACGATCATCCTTGACGCCGAGGGCCGCGTGGCCGCCCGCATCTCCGGCGCCGTGACCGACACCAGCATCCTCTCGACGCTGCTGCGGGAGGAGCTCGAGCGGTGACCTTCGCCGTCCCCTTCGCCGCGGCTTCGCTCGCGCCCCTTACCGCCTTCGACGTGGCCGCGTTCGACCCTGCGGGCGCCGTGCTGAGCGGGCAGCTGCTCGTCTCGGTGCCGATCGCGCTGCTCGCCGGGCTCGTCTCGTTCGCGAGCCCGTGCATCCTGCCGCTCGTGCCCGGCTATCTGGGCCTGGTCGGCTCGCTCGTCGGCGACAAGGAGGGTGGCCGCGGCCGCCTCATCGCGGGCGTCGCGCTGTTCATCGCCGGCTTCACGCTCGTGTTCGTGCTCGGCAACGCCATCGTCGGGGCGGCCAGCTCGTTCCTGCTGCAGTACGCCGATCTGCTCGTGCGCATCCTCGGCGTGGTGCTCATCCTCCTCGGGCTCGTCTTCGTCGGGCAGTTCTCCTTCCTGCAGCGCATCTGGAAGCCGCAGCAGGTGAAGTCGGGCGGCATGTGGGCCGCGCCGGTCGTCGGCGTGGTCTTCGCGCTCGGCTGGACCCCCTGCTCGGGCCCGACCCTCGCCGCGATCAGCGCGCTCACGGTCACGACCGGCAGCGCCTGGCAGGGCGCGATCCTCGGCCTCGCCTACGCGCTCGGCCTGGGGATCCCGTTCCTGCTCATCGCGCTCGGGCTCGGCTGGGCGGGCGGTGCCGTCGCGTGGCTGCGTCGACACATCCGCCTCGTCAACATCGTCGGCGGTGCCATGCTCATGGCCATCGGCCTGCTCATGGTCACCGGCGCGTGGAACGCCATCATGCAATCGCTCCAGGGTTGGATCGCCTCCGTTGTCACCATCATCTAGCTCCGACCCGCTGCGCCCGGGCGACCACATCGACTCGGCCGAGCCCGCCGAGAGCGCGCCCGGCAGCGGGCCGAGGCTCGGCGTGGTCGGCTGGCTGCGCTTCCTGTGGCGGCAGCTCACGTCGATGCGCACGGCGATCGTGCTGCTGCTGCTGCTCGCGGTCGGCGCGATCCCCGGCAGTCTCGTGCCGCAGCGCTCGAGCGACCCGAACGGCGTCATCCAGGTGCGCGCCGACAATCCCGATCTGGTGTGGCTCTACGACGCGCTGTCGCTCCACGACGTCTACTCGAGCCCATGGTTCTCGGCCATCTACATCCTGCTGTTCACCTCCCTGGTCGGCTGCGTCATCCCGCGCCTCATGCACCACTGGAAGGCCATGCGCGCGCTGCCGCCGCGCACCCCCGCCCGCCTGTCTCGCCTCGTCGGCTTCCAGACCGTGGCGGGCGACGCATCCGACCTCGACCGTGCGGATGGGGTGCTCAAGAGGCTCGGGTACCGCACGACGCGCTACGGCGACTCGGTCTCTGCCGAGCGCGGCTACCTGCGCGAGACGGGCAACCTGCTGTTCCACATCTCGCTGCTGGCGATGATCCTGGTGGTGGGCCTCGGCTCGGGCTTCGGCTACAACGGGCAGCGGCTCGTGGTCGAGGGGCGCGGCTTCGCGAACACGCTGTCGAGCTATGACACGTTCACGGCGGGGCAGTGGTTCGACGACGCGGCGCTGGATCCGTTCTCGGTGCAGCTCGACGACCTCGACGTGGTCTACGAGACCGAGAACCCGAACGCCGTCGGCGCACCGCTCGACTTCACCGCGCACGTGTCGGTCACCGAGCATGGCGCGGAGCGCGACGCGCAGATCAAGGTGAACGAGCCGCTCAACGTCGCGGGCGCCGACCTCTACCTGATCTCGAACGGCTACGCGCCCCGCATCTCGGTGCGCGACGCCGAGGGCGATCTCGTCTACGACGAGTACACGCCGTTCCTCGCCCAGGACGACCAGATGACGAGCCTGGGCGTGATGAAGCTGCCGGATGGCCTCGGGGAGCAGCTGGGCCTACGCGGCTTCTTCTACCCGACGGCCGTGCCGCTCGACACCGGCGCCCTCGCATCCGCCTACCCAGACCTCGCGAACCCGGTGCTGTCGCTGCAGGCGTTCACGGGGGATCTGGGCCTCGACGCCGGGGTCCCGCGCTCGGTGTATGCGCTCGAGACCGACGAGATGACGCAGATCGCGGGCGGGGAATCGGGCACCGATGCGCTGACGATCGCACCGGGGCAGACGGTCGACATTCCGGGCGGGCTCGGCACGATCACGTTCGAGGATGTGCGGCGCTACGGGGTGATCGACGTGCATGTGGATCACACGCAGACGCCGGTGTTCTGGATCGCGGTGGTGCTGATGGTCTCGCTGCTCGGCTCGCTGCTCATCCCGCGGCGCCGCCTGTGGGTGAAGGCCGTGGGCGGCAGGCTCGAGCTCGCCGGACTCGCGCGTGGCGAGGACCCGACGCTCGAGCGCGCGGTCGACGATCTGGCGAAGCGGCTCGGGGGCGGGGCCGAGCCCGCTGTCGCGGAGCACGCTGGCGATGCCGAGCCCGAGCCCGGCAGCCGTCGCGAGGGTACGATCGACTCGTGACCCCGGCCGACTTCGACTCCTACTCGCTGACGCTTGTCTACTCGGCGATGGCCGTGTACACGCTCGCGTTCATCGCCTACGCGGTCGACGTCGCACGCCGCTCGGCGGCGAAGCCGGTGCCTGCCGAGGCGCGCGAGCTGGTCGGCGCGGGTGCGCTCGCCGGCGCCGACGCACCTGCCCGCCCCGACGCACCTGCCCGCCCCGACGCATCCGCCCCCCTCACGACCGCAAGTCGCGGCGCTCGGATCGGCTTCGCGCTCACGGTGCTCGCGTGGGCGCTGCACCTCGGCGGCGCGCTGCTGCGAGGCCTCGCGGCCGGGCGCGTGCCCTGGTCGAACATGTACGAGTTCGCGCTCACCGGCGTCGCCGTGATCGTCGGCGTCTTCGTGCTGTCGCGGCTGTGGAAGGACCTGAACTTCCTCGGCGTGTTCATCACCGGCCTCGCGACCGTGTTCCTGGGCGTCGCGACCGTGAACTACTACGTCGAGGTCACGCCGCTGCCGCCGGCGCTGCAGTCGTACTGGCTCGTCATCCACGTCTTCGTGGCGACGCTCGCGACCGGATTCATGGGCCTCGGCACCGGCCTGAGCATCCTGCAGCTCATCAAGGAGAAGCGCGACAACGGCTTCCTGCGGTCGCTGCCGAGCCCGGTGCAGCTCGAGGATCTCGCCTACCGCGTCGGCGTGATCGGCTTCATCTTCTGGACCTTCACGCTGATGGCCGGCGCGATCTGGGCGGAGCACGCCTGGGGCCGCTACTGGGGCTGGGACACGAAGGAGGTCTGGACCTTCGTGATCTGGGTCATCTACGCGGGCTACGTCCATGCGCGCGCGACCCGGGGCTGGCGCGGCTCTCGCTCTGCCTGGCTGCAGATCATCGGCTTCACCGCGATCATCTTCAACTTCACGATCGTGAACCAGTTCTTCGCGGGCCTGCACGCCTACTCCGGCCTCTGAGCCGGGCTGCTGCGCTGCCCGAGCAGGACGCACCACCGCCACCGTCATCGGCAGCTGGTCGCTGACGCTCAACCGGCCAGAAGCGGCTGCGCCGCGATAATCACGTCGAAGCCGGTTCTCACCGGTTGACGGTCACGCGTCTCGGGTGATCGGTGCCCGCCTGTGGACATTGCGTCGCACCAGGTCGAGCACGATCGCCATCACGGCCTGTGGCTCGAACATCACCTGCTCGTAGGTGAAGCGGAGCACGCGGTAGCCGAGCATCGTGAGCGCGGCGTCTCGCCTGCGATCATTCGCCATCTGCTTGCGCGAGCCGTGCCACTCGAGTGAGTCGACCTCGACGACCAGCGACTTGCCGATCAGGAAGTCGCAGAACTCGCCGGGCAGCAGTTCGGGCTGCTGGGTGAATGCGATCTGCGCGCGGTGCAGCATCGCGGCGAACGTCGACTCCGACCCGGACCCCGACTGCTCGGAGGCGCGCTCGAGCGAGCGACGGAGCGCCTTGGGCAGCTGTCGCGTGAGGTCGTGGAGCTCGTCGCGGTGCAGCTTCTTGGCGCGCAGCGCGCTGTCTGCGGCGGCGATCAGGTCGACCTCTGCAACGCACCCTGCTGCCACCGCGAGCGAGGTGGGGATCGAGTCGGTGCCGTCCCACGGCCGGCGTTCCGGGAGGTGTCGGAGCAGTGTGTGCACCCGCATGCCGTCAGCCCGCGATGCGCGCGCGAGGCGCGCGCTGTGGGTCTCGCGATGCACGCGGATGTGGAGGTCGCGGTCGCCATGCGGCGTCCAGAGTCCCAGGCTGCGGAACGCGCTGACGCAGCTGACGACACCGCCGAGCCCCAAGGCCCGCGTGACGTCGTTGTCGACGCCGTCGAGAGCGACCCAGCCTCGGAGCGGCACCCGGAGCGCACCCCGGCGACGGAGCTCTCGCAGCTCGCGCTCGCTGATGTGCTCGCTCGCGATAGCCGTCGTGCAGACGCCGCCCGCGGTGGCGAGCCAGTGCAGGAAGTCCATCGCGGCATCGTCGTGCACTCGGGAGCGTCCCGCTGCGGCGAAGGCCGCGGGTGTGGAGAGCGGCCCGCACCGTCGACCGGTGAGCACCGGGCCGCCGCGATAGTCCCGCCCGAGGCGGTGCGCACCGGTTGGCGCGACGGGGCCGGCCAGGCCGGCGCAGGATGCGCGGCGCGCAGAAGCGCGCAGCCGCGGCGCGCAGAGGCGCGCAGTCGGCCCTCGCGTCAGAGGTGCGGGATGCAGGCGGCGAGGCGCGCGCGCCAGTGCTCCAGCCGCTCGGGGGCAGCGGCGTGGGCAGCGAGGAGTGCCGGGTCGGGGGAGACGCGGCCCGCGGGGATCGTGCCCCCGACGGGCAGCAGCGGCGTCGACGCGACGTCGGCGGCCAGCAGCGCTCCGGTGCCGAGCCCGCAGTCGTAGGGCAGCGAGGGGAGCGCGCCGGCCAGCGCCGCGCCGAGCGACAGCCCCACGGACGAGTCGAGCGCGCTCGAGACGACTGCGGGCAACCCTGCCTCCTCGACGATGGCGAGCGCCGCGCGGATGCCGCCCAGCGGCTGCGCCTTCACCACGATCACGTCGGCGGCACCGGCGCGAGCGACGAGCAGCGGATCCTCGGCCTTGCGCACCGACTCGTCGGCCGCGATCGGGATCGCCAGCCGATGCAGTCGCGTGCGCAGCTCGGCCAGCTCGGGCACGCTCGCGCACGGCTGCTCCACGTACTCCAGGTCGAAGTGCTCGAGCGCCCGCACCGCGGTCTCTGCCTCGTCGACGCTCCAACCGCCGTTCGCATCCACCCGGATGCGCGCGTCAGGCAACAGCGCCCGCACCTCCGCGACCCGCGCGACATCCTCGTCCAGCCACTGCCCGCGCTCCGCGACCTTCACCTTCACGGTGCGGCACCCGTCATAGCGCGCCAGCAAACCCGCAACGGCATCCGGCCCCACCGCAGGCAGCGTCGCGTTCACCGGGATGCGCTCGCGCACGACCGCAGGCCGCTCGAGCTCGGCGTCCTCGAGCGCGGCCCGCAGCCACCGCGCGGCCTCCTCGGGCTCGTACTCCAGGAACGGGCTCCACTCGCCCCAGCCGGCAGCCCCGGAGAACAGCGCGACCTCGCGATGCTCGACGCCGCGGAAGCGCGTCGCAAGGGGCAGCGACACGACGTGCATGCGGTCGGCGAGCCGTTCGAAGGCGAGGTCCACGCGCTCATGCTCGCACGCCTGGCACAATCGACGAGTGACCGAGCTGCCATGGGTGATCGAGACCCGCGCCACGACCCGACGCCGCAATCCCATCTGGGGAGTGCTCGCGCTCGTCGCATCCGCGCTCTGCGGTGCCAGCTTCCTGGTCGGCATGGGCATCGCGTGGGTCGACCTCGACGGCCTGGTCTTCTGGCTGCTGCCGGTCTGGGGCATCGTCACGCTGCTCGCGATCGCCTTCGCGATCACCGCCTTCGTCAAGCGCGGCAGCGCCAACATCACCATGGCGGCGATCTCCGGCGGCCTGCTCGTCATCTCGAACCCGGTGGTCTTCCTCATCGTCGCGCTGGGCCTCGGCCTGCTGCAGTAGCGGAGGCGGTGGCGCGCCTCCGCGCGCACATCGCATCGGGTTCGTAGCATCACGGTGTGATCGAAGAACTGATGCTCGCCGACGAGGCGCCCCGACGTGCACAGGCGCGCTCTCCGCACGAGCGCCGCCGCGCCCGCCTGGGCCCGATCTCGCTCTGGCTGCTGCTGCTCGCGGTCGTGCTGCAGGTCGTCTCGCTCGCGCAGCAGTTCAGCTACCTCTTCGCGCCTCGGCCCGGTGCGTTCCCGCTGCTGCTGACGGTCGTGATCCTCGCCTCGCTGGTCTCCTTCGTCGGTGTGGTCTGCGGCATCATGGGCGCGACCACGACGGATGGGCGACGCACGGGCGTGTTCGGAGCAGCACTGGGCATCGCGTTCGTCGTGCTCTTCGCCGCAGCGACCTCGTTCGGCTGGGGCTTCCTCGAGGCGCT
The window above is part of the Agrococcus sp. ARC_14 genome. Proteins encoded here:
- a CDS encoding AURKAIP1/COX24 domain-containing protein; translation: MGSVVKKRRKRMSKKKHRKQLRKTRHQRRNKK
- a CDS encoding GNAT family N-acetyltransferase, with the translated sequence MTIELATPDTEGLHDAVRHLASWQRSRDPLQLHPGDIGWFWRLGAQRAADAVRTWRLDGEVAAVGLLDGADLLRVTTAPELRHDESLAASMIDDLVRPERGVLPAGRVSVEAPTGALLDARLADAGWSSGEPWTPLERDLTDAVEVDESERPLRIVQVDGSDPALVSAWAAVQRSAFDTAAAVDERWYAMAAGSPFEHARCLLGFDGDDAAAGIIVWSAGEGRPGLVEPMGVHQEHRGRGHARAITQAAAAALRELGASSAQVCTESERLGAVATYRSAGFVPMPQRLDRTRGA
- a CDS encoding cytochrome c biogenesis protein ResB encodes the protein MSPSSSSDPLRPGDHIDSAEPAESAPGSGPRLGVVGWLRFLWRQLTSMRTAIVLLLLLAVGAIPGSLVPQRSSDPNGVIQVRADNPDLVWLYDALSLHDVYSSPWFSAIYILLFTSLVGCVIPRLMHHWKAMRALPPRTPARLSRLVGFQTVAGDASDLDRADGVLKRLGYRTTRYGDSVSAERGYLRETGNLLFHISLLAMILVVGLGSGFGYNGQRLVVEGRGFANTLSSYDTFTAGQWFDDAALDPFSVQLDDLDVVYETENPNAVGAPLDFTAHVSVTEHGAERDAQIKVNEPLNVAGADLYLISNGYAPRISVRDAEGDLVYDEYTPFLAQDDQMTSLGVMKLPDGLGEQLGLRGFFYPTAVPLDTGALASAYPDLANPVLSLQAFTGDLGLDAGVPRSVYALETDEMTQIAGGESGTDALTIAPGQTVDIPGGLGTITFEDVRRYGVIDVHVDHTQTPVFWIAVVLMVSLLGSLLIPRRRLWVKAVGGRLELAGLARGEDPTLERAVDDLAKRLGGGAEPAVAEHAGDAEPEPGSRREGTIDS
- a CDS encoding DUF559 domain-containing protein; this encodes MDFLHWLATAGGVCTTAIASEHISERELRELRRRGALRVPLRGWVALDGVDNDVTRALGLGGVVSCVSAFRSLGLWTPHGDRDLHIRVHRETHSARLARASRADGMRVHTLLRHLPERRPWDGTDSIPTSLAVAAGCVAEVDLIAAADSALRAKKLHRDELHDLTRQLPKALRRSLERASEQSGSGSESTFAAMLHRAQIAFTQQPELLPGEFCDFLIGKSLVVEVDSLEWHGSRKQMANDRRRDAALTMLGYRVLRFTYEQVMFEPQAVMAIVLDLVRRNVHRRAPITRDA
- the aspS gene encoding aspartate--tRNA(Asn) ligase, whose protein sequence is MTQRTLIKDLASLPDGPVKVAGWVETVRDQKRVQFVILRDESGSAQLVNPVNEETAETAAKVSALMHGSFITVEGDLKADERVKLGGLEVKVHSLTVESAALDSPIADDSSIDKRLDWRFLDLRRPEAQLIFRVQTTIEHAMRQHWVDEGFIELHTPKLMATASESRAELFEVPYFETTAYLAQSPQLFKQMAQSAGFGKIFEIAPAFRADPSFTSRHATEFTSVDSEISWIDSHEDVMQLHETLLTKAVTAVVEKHGAELKEHFDIDLQVPTTPFPRITHAEVKAIVEARGHTIERTDGDLDPEAERQISQHVQDELGHDFVFVTEFPSSVRPFYHLRPEGRPEVTNSYDLIYNGVEISTGAQREHRVDVLEAQIVEKGMSPAELEEYLDFFRYGVPPHGGFGMGLARVVMLMLGLGSIRETTFLFRGPARLTP
- a CDS encoding metalloregulator ArsR/SmtB family transcription factor, which gives rise to MADIFTVIADSTRRDILSVLLDRRDSSGEASVSQIVEALGVPQPTVSKHLRTLRDAGLVTVREDGQHRFYAIVLSPFDEIDDWLMPFIFADSDQEEASLGAAAFAAWAGVNVQAPLRAAADQARQAAEQARVAAEAALARVSERVEHPAPVGASLGRKAAEGVHDLQDRVQEARDRIQDVQDRLHDMQSRASQRLDGVRDRIRSRDEVEAGDDRPAREGDDAKLD
- the ccsB gene encoding c-type cytochrome biogenesis protein CcsB codes for the protein MAVYTLAFIAYAVDVARRSAAKPVPAEARELVGAGALAGADAPARPDAPARPDASAPLTTASRGARIGFALTVLAWALHLGGALLRGLAAGRVPWSNMYEFALTGVAVIVGVFVLSRLWKDLNFLGVFITGLATVFLGVATVNYYVEVTPLPPALQSYWLVIHVFVATLATGFMGLGTGLSILQLIKEKRDNGFLRSLPSPVQLEDLAYRVGVIGFIFWTFTLMAGAIWAEHAWGRYWGWDTKEVWTFVIWVIYAGYVHARATRGWRGSRSAWLQIIGFTAIIFNFTIVNQFFAGLHAYSGL
- a CDS encoding TlpA disulfide reductase family protein, which encodes MRVAGIALAALALAGCASADGVAGQVGDAGYIAGDGFVTEFAPEDRTAPEPFSGPLAEGGEFDSAELDGVSLVNFWYAACPPCRVEAPVLAELHAELGDEVDFIGVNVRDGAAQAATFEEQFGIEYPSVLDDESAEAQLAFTGIVAPNAVPSTIILDAEGRVAARISGAVTDTSILSTLLREELER
- a CDS encoding cytochrome c biogenesis protein CcdA — encoded protein: MAAFDPAGAVLSGQLLVSVPIALLAGLVSFASPCILPLVPGYLGLVGSLVGDKEGGRGRLIAGVALFIAGFTLVFVLGNAIVGAASSFLLQYADLLVRILGVVLILLGLVFVGQFSFLQRIWKPQQVKSGGMWAAPVVGVVFALGWTPCSGPTLAAISALTVTTGSAWQGAILGLAYALGLGIPFLLIALGLGWAGGAVAWLRRHIRLVNIVGGAMLMAIGLLMVTGAWNAIMQSLQGWIASVVTII
- a CDS encoding histidine phosphatase family protein, which codes for MPARRLHLVRHGEVHNPEGVLYGRLPGYTLSQRGHRMAQLAVEQLSSGETARPVVRLAASPLERAQQSAQPWSDAFGLEIRTEHRIIEPTNRFEGKTFEASGALTHPSSWPLLRNPFRPSWGEPYKAIAQRMRAAMEDAWDELEESGDDGDIVMVSHQSPIWMAHLDIAGRHLWHDPRSRRCQLSSITSFARMDGRFAEVDYVEPAAAVDAIDTGAV
- a CDS encoding glutaredoxin family protein — its product is MVEITLIAKPGCHLCEEARPIVERVVAGFEGATLTEVSILDDPTLEARWADDIPVVLIDGRPHSSWRVDPAKLADRIQARLTA